The following is a genomic window from Paenibacillus thiaminolyticus.
CGCAGGATACGGATGAGATCGTGCGGACGATTCAGGCGATTGCCCCGGCCTTCGGCGGCATTAATCTGGAGGACATCTCGGCGCCGCGCTGCTTCGAGATCGAACAGCGGCTGAAGGAGAATCTCGATATTCCGGTCTTCCATGACGATCAGCATGGAACCGCTGTCGTCCTGCTGGCCGGTCTGCTTAATGCGCTGAAGATTGTGAACAAGAAGCTGGAGGATTGCAAAATCGTCCTGTGCGGGATCGGCGCGGCGGGCATGGCCTGCACCGATATATTGCTCGCGGCAGGCGCGAAGAATATTATCGGCGTCGATCGCCACGGAGCGCTGGTCCGCGGCGTGCAGTACGAGAACGAGGCATGGAACGGCTACGCCGCCAAGACGAATCCGAACGGAGAGGAGGGCGGCATTCAGGATGTCATCACAGGGGCGGATGTGTTCATCGGCGTCTCGGGTCCTGGCGTGCTGAAGCGGGAGCATGTGGAGACGATGAACGCAGATCCCATTATCTTCGCGATGGCGAACCCGATGCCGGAGATCGATCCGGACGAGATCGAGGATATTGCCCGCATCATTGCAACGGGCCGTTCCGATTATCCGAACCAGATTAACAACGTGCTCTGCTTCCCGGGCCTGTTCCGCGGACTGCTGGATTGCCGCGCATCCAAAGTGACTTATAACATGAAGCTGGCGGCCGCTCAGGCGATTGCCGAGGTCGTCTCTGAAGAAGAACTCAATGAAATGTATATTATTCCGAGCGTATTCAACCCGCTTGTCGTGACGAAGGTACGGGACGCCGTTGTCAATGCCGCCTATGAGGACGGCGTGGCGCGCCGCCGCGATTATCGGGAAAATACAGTTAAGCAGTAGCCGCTGACAGATGTTGGTGGACGGTGAGCTAGCCTCCCTCGCCCGATCGTCTGCGATTGTAAGCCTGGCAGACAGCCATCTTCTCTTCGTTTACGGAGAAGGTGGCTTTTTTGGATCTAGTCGATGAAATGGTTTCCAACCGCGTTTTATTTGCGAAAAGTATTGACGTCGGCGAATAACCAGTTAAAATATGCCTAAGGCACTTTGCTGTTTTCTCGCTTTTATGCAGTAAACAGTCTATGCACTAATCAGTTTATACGTTAACGAAATATCAGACAAGCGCATAAACGCATTCCATGGGTGAACTTTCTTTTCGAAGAAAGACGAATCGCAAAAACGAAAAAAGTGAACGAGCAAAACGAAAAAAGTGAACGAGCAAAACAAAGAAAGTAAACAAGCAAAACGAGAGGGGATCGAACAGATGAGAGCAAAACGTCAT
Proteins encoded in this region:
- a CDS encoding NAD-dependent malic enzyme, with the translated sequence MAKSLGSSTNIIIRLEIDKNVCTFAQIAAAIGESGGDIVAIDVIRGTPVSTVRDITVNVYDGSVGDRVVKRLKQLQGVKVVNVSDQTFLLHLGGKIEMQPKVPIRNRDDLSRVYTPGVARVCMAIHEDPSSAFTLTIKRDTVAVVSDGTAVLGLGDIGPMAAMPVMEGKAMLFKQLANVDAFPICLDTQDTDEIVRTIQAIAPAFGGINLEDISAPRCFEIEQRLKENLDIPVFHDDQHGTAVVLLAGLLNALKIVNKKLEDCKIVLCGIGAAGMACTDILLAAGAKNIIGVDRHGALVRGVQYENEAWNGYAAKTNPNGEEGGIQDVITGADVFIGVSGPGVLKREHVETMNADPIIFAMANPMPEIDPDEIEDIARIIATGRSDYPNQINNVLCFPGLFRGLLDCRASKVTYNMKLAAAQAIAEVVSEEELNEMYIIPSVFNPLVVTKVRDAVVNAAYEDGVARRRDYRENTVKQ